A window from Sinorhizobium fredii encodes these proteins:
- a CDS encoding basic amino acid ABC transporter substrate-binding protein, which translates to MTIRRHVLAGIAAALAVPFAFSASAVASGLPDLGGQTVVVVTENAYPPLQFVDPKSGQAVGWEYDAMNEIAKRLNFRVEYQNTSWDAMIQSVSDGQYQIGMTGITIKDDRKEKVDFSDPYMRSQQFMLVRADEARFKDAKSFAAVEDALIGAQPGTSPFYTAVYEILDGNEQNPRIKLFETFGATVQALKAGDVDLVLTDSVAAKGYVDASEGTLKVVGEPLGTEDFGFIFPKGSDLVQPVNAAIKALKEDGTFDALNKKWFLDYKMGG; encoded by the coding sequence ATGACAATCCGCCGCCACGTGCTCGCGGGCATCGCCGCTGCCCTCGCCGTTCCCTTCGCATTCTCCGCGTCCGCCGTCGCGAGCGGCCTGCCCGACCTTGGCGGCCAAACGGTCGTCGTCGTTACCGAGAACGCCTATCCGCCGCTGCAGTTCGTCGATCCGAAGTCGGGCCAGGCGGTCGGCTGGGAATATGACGCGATGAACGAGATCGCCAAGCGGCTGAACTTCAGGGTAGAATATCAGAACACCAGCTGGGATGCGATGATCCAATCGGTATCCGACGGCCAGTATCAGATCGGCATGACCGGCATCACCATCAAGGACGACCGCAAGGAGAAGGTCGACTTCTCCGATCCCTATATGCGCTCGCAGCAGTTCATGCTGGTGCGCGCCGACGAGGCGCGCTTCAAGGACGCCAAGAGCTTCGCCGCGGTCGAGGACGCGCTGATCGGCGCCCAGCCCGGCACCTCGCCCTTCTACACCGCCGTCTATGAAATTCTCGACGGCAACGAGCAGAACCCGCGCATCAAGCTGTTCGAGACCTTCGGTGCGACGGTCCAGGCGCTGAAGGCCGGCGACGTCGATCTGGTGCTGACCGACAGCGTCGCGGCGAAAGGCTATGTCGACGCCTCCGAAGGCACGCTCAAGGTGGTCGGCGAGCCCCTCGGCACCGAGGATTTCGGCTTCATCTTCCCGAAGGGATCCGATCTCGTCCAGCCGGTCAACGCCGCAATCAAGGCGCTGAAAGAGGACGGCACCTTCGACGCGCTCAACAAGAAGTGGTTCCTCGACTACAAGATGGGCGGCTGA
- the rplS gene encoding 50S ribosomal protein L19, whose amino-acid sequence MNIIQQLEAEQAAKIAAKRTLPDFSAGDTVRVNVRVVEGNRTRVQAYEGVCIARSGGGLNESFTVRKISYGEGVERVFPVYSPLVESVEVVRRGKVRRAKLYYLRDRRGKSARIVENTGTRARKLNEAERQAVADEKARIEAEKVAAAQALAAEKAAAEAAEAKAAEEAKAAEAAAE is encoded by the coding sequence ATGAACATCATCCAGCAGCTGGAAGCCGAACAGGCCGCCAAGATCGCCGCCAAGCGCACCCTTCCCGATTTTTCCGCCGGCGACACCGTCCGCGTCAACGTCCGCGTCGTCGAAGGCAACCGTACCCGCGTCCAGGCCTATGAAGGCGTCTGCATCGCCCGCTCCGGCGGCGGCCTCAACGAGAGCTTCACGGTTCGCAAGATTTCCTACGGCGAAGGCGTCGAGCGCGTATTCCCGGTTTACTCGCCGCTCGTCGAGAGCGTCGAAGTGGTCCGCCGCGGTAAGGTCCGCCGCGCCAAGCTCTACTACCTGCGCGATCGTCGCGGCAAGTCGGCTCGTATCGTCGAGAACACCGGCACGCGCGCCCGCAAGCTGAACGAAGCCGAGCGCCAGGCAGTCGCCGACGAGAAGGCACGCATCGAGGCCGAGAAGGTCGCAGCCGCCCAGGCGCTCGCCGCCGAAAAAGCAGCCGCCGAAGCGGCGGAAGCAAAGGCAGCCGAAGAGGCAAAGGCAGCCGAAGCGGCCGCAGAATAA
- a CDS encoding MarR family winged helix-turn-helix transcriptional regulator: MPRKLESDTIGLLLTDVSRLLRGAFDRKVNAMALGITPGEARTLIQVAVTEGIKQAEIATRMGIEPMTLSAYLDRLEALELVARVPDPADRRAKNVVITEKADPLLSELMSGLRGMMNAYTESLGDEGREQLRGSLQILRDNLRRLDPCLAGKEKTQ; the protein is encoded by the coding sequence ATGCCCAGGAAACTCGAATCCGACACGATCGGATTGCTGCTCACCGATGTCTCGCGGCTGCTGCGCGGCGCCTTCGACCGCAAGGTCAATGCGATGGCGCTCGGCATCACCCCCGGGGAAGCGCGCACGCTGATCCAGGTCGCCGTGACCGAGGGCATCAAGCAGGCGGAGATCGCCACGCGCATGGGGATCGAGCCGATGACGCTCTCGGCCTATCTCGATCGCCTCGAGGCACTGGAACTGGTGGCGCGGGTGCCTGATCCGGCCGACCGGCGCGCCAAGAATGTCGTCATCACCGAAAAGGCCGACCCGCTGCTTTCCGAGCTGATGAGCGGGCTCAGGGGAATGATGAACGCCTATACCGAGAGCCTCGGCGACGAGGGCCGCGAGCAGCTGCGCGGCAGCCTCCAAATCCTCCGCGACAATCTTCGCCGCCTGGATCCGTGTCTTGCCGGCAAGGAGAAGACGCAATGA
- a CDS encoding multidrug effflux MFS transporter yields the protein MTLRMSERRTSIIGAFLVALGPVSMALYTPAMPELVRAFASSEAAIKMTLSLYFGGFAFAQLVSGTLSDVIGRRPATLIFMAIYLAGSLMAAFAPSIAVLLAGRLVQGIGASVGMTVARAIVRDQFTGTSAARIMNMIGMMLALGPAVSPTLGGIALGLFGWQSIFLLMVGFALMACLTVHFFMAETVAPDRSKGHLRPILAAYRELLADSRFLSTTLVIAGAVGALYAWATMLPFVLISEVGLTPTEFGVGMLMQSGLFFSGTVTVRLLMRRFTPQALVPVGLSFIGASSLILAFTMQAMEPTFLSVMTPIGIYAFGIAFIMPYMMTAAMAPFPHIAGTASALMGFIQMGSGLLGGALAALVGAPALALGTIIPGFGLISIASYIWYRKAVRLRPLAAPAPAEAPLSEAAE from the coding sequence ATGACGCTCAGGATGAGCGAACGGCGCACGAGCATCATCGGCGCCTTCCTGGTGGCGCTCGGCCCGGTTTCCATGGCGCTCTATACGCCGGCCATGCCGGAACTCGTCCGCGCCTTCGCCTCCAGCGAGGCGGCGATCAAGATGACGCTGTCGCTCTATTTTGGTGGCTTCGCCTTCGCCCAGCTCGTCTCGGGCACGCTTTCCGACGTTATCGGCCGCCGGCCGGCGACGCTGATTTTTATGGCCATCTATCTCGCCGGCAGTCTGATGGCCGCCTTTGCGCCGTCGATCGCCGTGCTGCTCGCCGGGCGGCTGGTGCAGGGGATCGGCGCCTCGGTCGGCATGACGGTCGCCCGCGCCATCGTCCGCGACCAGTTCACCGGCACGAGCGCCGCCCGCATCATGAACATGATCGGCATGATGCTGGCGCTCGGGCCGGCCGTCTCGCCGACGCTCGGCGGCATTGCGCTTGGTCTTTTCGGCTGGCAGTCGATCTTCCTGCTGATGGTCGGCTTCGCACTGATGGCCTGCCTGACCGTGCATTTCTTCATGGCCGAGACGGTGGCGCCCGACCGCAGCAAGGGGCATCTGCGGCCGATCCTTGCCGCCTATCGCGAACTGCTGGCCGACAGCCGCTTCTTATCGACGACGCTGGTGATCGCCGGCGCCGTCGGCGCGCTCTACGCCTGGGCGACGATGCTGCCCTTCGTGCTGATCAGCGAGGTCGGGCTGACGCCCACCGAGTTCGGCGTCGGCATGCTGATGCAATCGGGTCTGTTCTTTTCCGGCACGGTGACGGTGCGGCTCCTGATGCGACGCTTCACGCCGCAGGCGCTGGTGCCCGTCGGCCTCTCTTTCATCGGCGCATCGAGCCTCATCCTTGCCTTTACAATGCAAGCAATGGAGCCGACCTTCCTCTCGGTCATGACTCCGATCGGCATCTACGCCTTCGGCATCGCCTTCATCATGCCCTATATGATGACCGCGGCGATGGCGCCCTTCCCGCATATCGCAGGCACGGCGTCGGCGTTGATGGGCTTCATCCAGATGGGCTCCGGCCTTCTCGGCGGCGCGCTTGCCGCCCTCGTCGGCGCGCCCGCCCTGGCGCTCGGGACGATCATCCCCGGCTTCGGCCTGATCTCCATCGCGAGCTATATCTGGTATCGCAAGGCGGTTCGGCTGAGGCCGCTCGCCGCGCCGGCACCAGCCGAAGCGCCGTTGAGCGAAGCGGCGGAATAG
- a CDS encoding argininosuccinate synthase translates to MASHKDVKKVVLAYSGGLDTSIILKWLQTELGAEVVTFTADLGQGEELEPARKKAEMLGIKEIYIEDVREEFVRDFVFPMFRANAVYEGVYLLGTSIARPLISKHLIDIARKTGADAIAHGATGKGNDQVRFELSAYALNPDIKIIAPWRDWSFKSRTELLEFAEKHQIPVAKDKKGEAPFSVDANLLHSSSEGKVLEDPAQEAPEYVHMRTISPEAAPDQATIIKIGFERGDAVSIDGVRLSPATLLAKLNDYGRDNGIGRLDLVENRFVGMKSRGVYETPGGTILLAAHRAIESITLDRGAAHLKDELMPRYAELIYYGFWFSPEREMLQAAIDKSQEHVEGEVTLKLYKGNVMVTGRESAKSLYSDKLVTFEDDQGAYDQKDAAGFIKLNALRLRTLAARNR, encoded by the coding sequence ATGGCATCGCACAAAGACGTGAAGAAGGTCGTACTCGCCTATTCCGGCGGTCTCGACACCTCGATCATCCTCAAATGGCTGCAGACCGAACTCGGCGCCGAAGTGGTGACCTTCACCGCCGATCTCGGCCAAGGTGAGGAGCTTGAGCCGGCGCGCAAGAAGGCGGAGATGCTCGGCATCAAGGAGATCTATATCGAGGACGTGCGCGAGGAGTTCGTGCGTGACTTCGTCTTTCCAATGTTCCGCGCCAATGCGGTCTACGAAGGCGTCTATCTGCTCGGCACCTCGATCGCCCGGCCGCTGATCTCCAAGCACCTGATCGACATCGCCAGGAAGACCGGTGCCGACGCCATCGCCCATGGCGCGACCGGCAAGGGCAACGACCAGGTCCGCTTCGAGCTATCGGCCTATGCGCTGAATCCCGATATCAAGATCATCGCTCCCTGGCGCGACTGGTCGTTCAAGAGCCGCACCGAGCTGCTCGAATTCGCCGAAAAGCACCAGATCCCGGTCGCCAAGGACAAGAAGGGCGAGGCGCCCTTCTCCGTCGACGCCAACCTGCTGCATTCCTCATCGGAAGGCAAGGTGCTGGAAGACCCGGCTCAGGAAGCGCCGGAATATGTGCACATGCGCACGATCTCGCCGGAGGCTGCTCCGGACCAGGCGACCATCATCAAGATCGGCTTCGAGCGCGGCGACGCCGTTTCGATCGACGGCGTGCGCCTGTCGCCGGCGACGCTGCTTGCCAAGCTCAACGACTACGGCCGCGACAACGGAATCGGCCGCCTCGACCTCGTCGAGAACCGTTTCGTCGGCATGAAGTCGCGCGGGGTCTATGAGACCCCCGGCGGCACGATCCTGCTCGCCGCCCACCGGGCGATCGAGAGCATCACCCTCGACCGTGGCGCAGCGCATCTGAAGGACGAGCTGATGCCGCGCTATGCCGAGCTCATCTATTACGGCTTCTGGTTCTCGCCGGAGCGCGAGATGCTCCAGGCGGCCATCGACAAGAGCCAGGAGCATGTCGAAGGCGAAGTGACGCTGAAGCTCTACAAAGGCAATGTCATGGTCACCGGCCGCGAGAGCGCGAAGTCGCTCTATTCCGACAAGCTGGTCACCTTCGAGGACGACCAGGGCGCCTACGACCAGAAGGACGCTGCCGGCTTCATCAAACTGAACGCCCTGCGCCTGCGCACGCTCGCTGCCCGCAACCGCTGA
- a CDS encoding LysE family translocator, which produces MDFLPSLPTLLTFAGASLLLAATPGPDMTLSISRALAQGKKAALFVVVGTGLGIVVHTLLVAFGISALITASPTAFLVLKTGGAAYLLWLAIQAIRYGSSLSVTKVAEAKGTALSNISTGFSVNILNPKVVIFFMTFLPQFVSADDPAVTGKLLFLGFFFIAIGMPVNALVVLAADWLAAWLQRNRRAMRALDYSFAGVFSVFAVKIFLTQAR; this is translated from the coding sequence ATGGACTTCCTGCCAAGCCTGCCGACCCTCCTTACCTTTGCCGGCGCGAGCCTGCTGCTGGCGGCAACGCCCGGACCCGACATGACGCTGTCGATCAGCCGGGCACTGGCGCAGGGCAAGAAGGCCGCGCTCTTCGTCGTGGTCGGCACCGGGCTCGGCATCGTCGTCCACACGCTGCTCGTCGCCTTCGGCATCTCGGCGCTGATCACCGCCTCGCCGACCGCCTTCCTGGTGTTGAAGACCGGCGGTGCCGCCTACCTCCTGTGGCTCGCGATCCAGGCGATCCGCTACGGCTCCAGCCTGTCGGTAACGAAGGTGGCGGAGGCGAAGGGTACGGCGCTTTCGAACATTTCGACCGGCTTCTCCGTCAACATCCTGAACCCCAAGGTCGTGATCTTCTTCATGACCTTCCTGCCGCAATTCGTCAGCGCCGACGACCCGGCGGTGACCGGCAAGCTCCTGTTCCTCGGTTTCTTCTTCATCGCTATCGGCATGCCGGTCAACGCGCTGGTGGTGCTAGCCGCCGACTGGCTGGCGGCCTGGCTGCAGCGCAACAGGCGGGCGATGCGAGCGCTCGACTACAGCTTTGCCGGGGTGTTTTCGGTGTTTGCCGTGAAGATTTTTCTGACGCAGGCGCGGTGA
- the rlmN gene encoding 23S rRNA (adenine(2503)-C(2))-methyltransferase RlmN, producing the protein MPATEILNRPDIVKAPQVRVAPQTEKPSLIGLLREDMAKLLVEKGVPERQVKMRVSQLWHWLYVRGVSDFDQMSNVSKDMREMLKQHFTVARPEIVEEQVSGDGTRKWLLRFPPRGAGRPVEIETVYIPEEGRGTLCISSQVGCTLTCSFCHTGTQKLVRNLTAEEILSQLLLARDRLGDFPERDTPQGAIVPAEGRKITNIVMMGMGEPLYNFENVKTALLIASDGDGLSLSKRRITLSTSGIVPEIYRTGEEIGVMLAISLHAVKDELRDMLVPINKKYPLKELMEACRAYPGLSNARRITFEYVMLKDVNDSLEDAKELVKLLKGIPAKINLIPFNPWPGTNYQCSDWEQIEAFADFINQAGYASPIRTPRGRDILAACGQLKSESERMRKVDRLAFEAMMIANHGED; encoded by the coding sequence ATGCCAGCCACCGAGATCTTGAACAGGCCGGATATCGTTAAGGCGCCGCAGGTGCGCGTCGCGCCGCAAACGGAAAAGCCGTCGCTGATCGGCCTCTTGCGCGAGGACATGGCCAAGCTCTTGGTCGAGAAAGGCGTGCCGGAGCGGCAGGTGAAGATGCGCGTCAGCCAGCTGTGGCATTGGCTCTATGTGCGCGGCGTCTCGGACTTCGACCAGATGTCGAATGTCTCCAAGGACATGCGCGAAATGCTCAAGCAGCATTTCACCGTTGCCCGGCCCGAAATCGTCGAAGAGCAGGTTTCGGGCGACGGCACGCGCAAATGGCTGTTGCGCTTTCCGCCGCGCGGCGCCGGACGGCCGGTGGAAATCGAGACCGTCTATATTCCCGAGGAAGGCCGCGGCACGCTCTGCATTTCGAGCCAAGTCGGCTGTACGCTCACCTGTTCCTTCTGCCACACCGGCACGCAGAAGCTGGTGCGTAATCTGACGGCCGAGGAAATCCTCTCGCAGCTTCTGCTCGCCCGCGACAGGCTCGGCGACTTTCCGGAGCGCGACACGCCGCAGGGCGCGATCGTGCCGGCCGAGGGCCGCAAGATCACCAATATCGTGATGATGGGCATGGGCGAGCCGCTCTATAATTTCGAGAACGTCAAGACGGCACTGCTGATCGCCTCGGACGGCGACGGCCTGTCGCTCTCGAAGCGGCGCATCACGCTGTCGACCTCCGGGATCGTTCCGGAAATCTATCGCACCGGCGAGGAGATCGGCGTCATGCTGGCAATCTCGCTGCACGCCGTCAAAGACGAACTGCGCGACATGCTCGTGCCGATCAACAAGAAATATCCGCTGAAGGAGCTGATGGAGGCCTGCCGCGCCTATCCGGGCCTGTCCAATGCGCGCCGCATCACCTTCGAATATGTAATGCTGAAGGACGTCAACGACAGCCTGGAGGACGCCAAGGAACTGGTGAAGCTCCTGAAGGGCATCCCGGCGAAGATCAATCTGATCCCCTTCAATCCCTGGCCGGGCACCAACTACCAGTGTTCGGACTGGGAGCAGATCGAAGCCTTCGCCGACTTCATCAACCAGGCCGGCTACGCCTCGCCGATCCGCACCCCGCGCGGCCGCGACATCCTCGCCGCCTGCGGCCAGCTCAAGTCGGAATCGGAGCGCATGCGCAAGGTCGACCGACTCGCCTTCGAGGCGATGATGATCGCCAACCACGGCGAGGATTGA
- a CDS encoding invasion associated locus B family protein, translating into MFARKIATAIVLVMAAAGVASAQSPTRIQQFNAWGAYSYQSGGGKVCYVLSVPKEKSPAGVDHGDIFFLVSQRPGQNISYEPQVMMGYQLQDNSKVNVVIDGRTFIMFTKGNSAWVENAAEEPALVAAMKSGKDMSVNAKSRKGTATSYSYSLSGISAALKQIEACK; encoded by the coding sequence ATGTTTGCAAGAAAGATCGCAACTGCAATCGTACTCGTAATGGCGGCAGCCGGCGTGGCTTCCGCGCAATCGCCGACGCGAATCCAGCAGTTCAACGCCTGGGGCGCGTACTCCTATCAGTCGGGCGGCGGCAAGGTCTGCTATGTCCTGTCGGTTCCAAAGGAAAAGAGCCCTGCCGGCGTCGACCACGGAGACATCTTCTTCCTCGTCTCGCAGCGCCCGGGGCAGAACATCAGCTACGAGCCGCAGGTGATGATGGGCTATCAGCTACAGGACAATTCGAAGGTCAACGTGGTCATCGACGGACGCACCTTCATCATGTTCACCAAGGGCAACTCTGCCTGGGTCGAGAATGCCGCGGAAGAGCCGGCGCTGGTCGCGGCGATGAAATCGGGCAAGGACATGTCGGTCAACGCCAAGTCGCGCAAGGGCACGGCAACCTCCTACTCCTATTCGCTCTCCGGCATCTCCGCCGCCTTGAAGCAGATCGAGGCCTGCAAGTAG
- a CDS encoding YkvA family protein, producing the protein MDDVKIGEILLPGEESEQERRERKVRRRFWPTFRRAVRQIPFSRDLVAAYYCAVDPQTPTRTRGILLAALAYFVLPLDFVPDVLAAVGFSDDVAVLTAAFAAISGQIKETHYHKADETFGERLDD; encoded by the coding sequence ATGGACGACGTGAAGATTGGTGAAATTCTCCTTCCAGGCGAGGAATCCGAACAGGAGCGCCGCGAGCGCAAGGTGCGCCGCCGCTTCTGGCCGACCTTCCGCCGGGCGGTTCGCCAGATTCCCTTCAGCCGCGATCTCGTCGCCGCCTATTATTGCGCGGTGGACCCGCAGACGCCGACGCGCACCCGAGGGATACTCCTCGCGGCACTGGCCTATTTCGTCCTGCCGCTCGATTTCGTGCCCGACGTGCTCGCCGCCGTCGGCTTCTCCGACGACGTCGCCGTATTGACTGCCGCCTTTGCGGCGATCAGCGGCCAAATCAAGGAGACACATTATCACAAGGCCGACGAGACGTTCGGCGAGCGACTCGACGACTAG
- a CDS encoding 4a-hydroxytetrahydrobiopterin dehydratase, protein MRPEKLDAETIAEHLHRMEGWVLAEDGASIWKAFRFRNFAEAFSFMTQCALAAEKLNHHPEWFNVYNKVDVTLSTHDASGLTELDFKLAAKMDQAAAGRMPDHLK, encoded by the coding sequence ATGAGGCCCGAAAAGCTCGATGCCGAGACTATCGCCGAGCATCTCCACAGGATGGAAGGCTGGGTTCTCGCCGAGGACGGAGCCTCGATCTGGAAGGCGTTTCGCTTCCGCAATTTCGCCGAAGCCTTCAGCTTCATGACGCAATGCGCTCTCGCGGCGGAGAAGCTCAACCACCACCCGGAATGGTTCAATGTCTACAACAAGGTCGATGTCACGCTTTCGACGCATGATGCCAGCGGCCTGACGGAGCTCGACTTCAAGTTGGCGGCGAAGATGGACCAGGCGGCTGCCGGGCGGATGCCGGATCATCTGAAGTAA
- a CDS encoding low molecular weight protein-tyrosine-phosphatase produces the protein MKPVRILFVCLGNICRSPLAEGIMRQLACRNGYGDVVSVDSAGMGAWHIGHPPDRRSIAVARAHGIDISGLRGRQIDAADLAAFDLILGMDRRNVAELRRLASPETFHKVHLFMNVAAGRNDDVPDPYSETADAFEALYQMLEAGCSSLLAKLTRPS, from the coding sequence ATGAAACCCGTCAGAATTCTCTTCGTTTGTCTCGGCAATATCTGCCGATCGCCATTGGCAGAGGGCATCATGCGTCAGCTTGCGTGCCGAAACGGCTATGGCGATGTGGTCTCGGTCGATTCAGCCGGCATGGGTGCCTGGCATATCGGCCATCCTCCCGACCGCCGCTCGATCGCAGTCGCCAGAGCCCACGGCATCGACATTTCCGGTCTGCGCGGCAGGCAGATCGACGCGGCCGATCTTGCCGCCTTCGACCTGATCCTCGGCATGGACCGCCGCAATGTCGCCGAGCTGCGGAGGCTCGCCTCGCCCGAGACATTCCACAAGGTGCATCTGTTCATGAACGTTGCCGCGGGCCGGAACGACGACGTTCCGGATCCCTATTCCGAAACGGCGGATGCCTTCGAGGCGCTCTACCAGATGCTGGAGGCCGGCTGCTCCTCGCTGCTTGCGAAGCTCACGCGCCCTTCGTGA
- the thpR gene encoding RNA 2',3'-cyclic phosphodiesterase, producing the protein MPRLFTALEIPHNAAMSLSLLRGGLPGARWIDVENYHITLRFIGDVDWRTANEIIDGLDRIERPEFQLQLTGIGAFGSKKPHSVWAGVSNNPDMYALQAEIERICQRLGLPPDPRKFTPHVTLARLRASRVDDVVEYLSGRGNFMTAPFIVPRFVLLSSRDSVGGGPYLTEEVFPLHEGRVSFASSEEQPASSIW; encoded by the coding sequence ATGCCGAGACTATTCACCGCCCTCGAAATTCCGCACAATGCAGCAATGAGTCTTTCGTTGCTGCGCGGAGGTCTTCCCGGAGCTCGATGGATCGATGTGGAGAATTACCACATCACCCTGCGTTTCATCGGCGATGTCGATTGGCGCACCGCCAATGAAATCATCGACGGCCTCGACCGCATCGAACGGCCGGAATTTCAGTTGCAATTGACCGGCATCGGTGCCTTTGGCTCGAAGAAGCCGCACTCGGTCTGGGCCGGCGTCAGCAACAATCCGGACATGTATGCGCTGCAGGCGGAAATCGAACGCATCTGCCAGCGTCTCGGCCTGCCGCCGGACCCGCGCAAGTTCACGCCGCACGTGACGCTGGCGCGACTACGCGCTTCACGTGTCGACGACGTCGTCGAGTATCTGTCAGGGCGCGGCAATTTCATGACCGCGCCCTTTATCGTTCCGCGCTTCGTCCTCCTATCCTCGCGCGACTCGGTCGGCGGCGGGCCCTATCTGACGGAAGAGGTGTTCCCGCTTCACGAAGGGCGCGTGAGCTTCGCAAGCAGCGAGGAGCAGCCGGCCTCCAGCATCTGGTAG
- a CDS encoding arylesterase — MRLKDFLPFFLSLAMTIALSAAARAESLSLVGFGDSLMAGYQLPPEDAFPARLEKALKDKGFDVTIANAGVSGDTTSGGLARIDWSVPDGTKGVILELGANDALRGVSPEETRKNLEAMIDRLQERGIAVLLVGMMAPPNMGGDYGARFNLIYSDLAREHKLAFYPFFLDGVVTKAGLQLDDGMHPNSDGIAVMVERFLPTAEQFVRSLHKGE; from the coding sequence ATGCGATTGAAAGATTTTCTCCCGTTTTTCTTGAGCCTTGCAATGACAATCGCGTTATCGGCGGCAGCCCGGGCCGAAAGCCTCAGCCTCGTCGGCTTCGGCGACAGCCTGATGGCCGGCTACCAGCTTCCGCCGGAGGATGCTTTCCCCGCCCGGCTTGAAAAGGCGCTCAAGGACAAGGGCTTCGATGTCACGATCGCGAATGCGGGCGTCTCCGGCGACACGACTTCGGGCGGTCTCGCCCGCATAGATTGGTCGGTGCCTGACGGAACGAAGGGCGTGATCCTCGAACTCGGCGCCAATGACGCGCTGCGCGGCGTCTCGCCCGAGGAAACCCGCAAAAACCTCGAGGCTATGATTGACCGGCTCCAGGAGCGCGGCATTGCGGTGCTGCTCGTCGGCATGATGGCGCCGCCGAACATGGGTGGCGACTACGGCGCGCGCTTCAATTTGATTTATTCCGACCTCGCTAGGGAACACAAACTCGCCTTCTACCCTTTCTTCCTCGACGGAGTCGTAACCAAAGCAGGACTGCAACTCGACGACGGCATGCATCCGAACAGCGATGGCATTGCCGTAATGGTGGAGCGTTTTCTTCCAACGGCCGAGCAATTCGTCAGATCACTGCACAAAGGAGAATAA